From the genome of Anticarsia gemmatalis isolate Benzon Research Colony breed Stoneville strain chromosome 13, ilAntGemm2 primary, whole genome shotgun sequence, one region includes:
- the Dd gene encoding CTD nuclear envelope phosphatase 1-like protein dullard, producing the protein MLKRLQMGLRAFMLLASKVWSCFCYMFKKQYRALAQYQSVKYEMYPLSPVSRHRLSLVKRKMLVLDLDETLIHSHHDAMLRPTVKPGTPPDFVLKVTIDKHPVRFFVHKRPHVDYFLDIVSQWYELVVFTASMEIYGAAVADKLDNGRGILRRRFYRQHCTAENGSYTKNLSSICDDLNRVFILDNSPGAYRDFPDNAIPIKSWFSDPLDVALLNLLPVLDALRFTHDVRSVLSRNLHLHRLW; encoded by the exons atgCTGAAACGGTTGCAAATGGGCCTTCGCGCGTTCATGCTGCTCGCATCAAAAGTATGgagttgtttttgttatatgtttAAGAAGCAATATCGAgcg TTGGCTCAATATCAATCCGTCAAATATGAGATGTATCCACTTTCGCCAGTATCTAGACACAGGCTGa GTctagtaaaaagaaaaatgctGGTCCTAGATCTAGACGAGACGCTGATCCACTCGCACCACGACGCGATGCTCCGGCCGACAGTGAAGCCGGGCACGCCGCCGGACTTCGTGCTCAAAGTCACCATAGACAAACATCCTGTGCGATTCTTTGTGCATAAGAGGCCGCATGTTGACTACTTTTTGGATATA GTGTCACAATGGTACGAGCTGGTGGTGTTCACAGCGTCGATGGAGATATACGGCGCGGCGGTGGCTGACAAACTTGACAACGGCCGGGGTATACTGCGGCGGCGGTTCTACAG ACAACACTGCACAGCGGAAAACGGTTCCTACACTAAAAACTTGTCGTCTATATGTGACGATCTCAACAGGGTGTTCATATTGGACAACTCGCCCGGCGCGTACCGGGACTTTCCAG ACAACGCGATACCAATAAAGTCGTGGTTCTCGGACCCGCTGGACGTGGCGCTGCTGAACCTGCTGCCCGTGCTGGACGCGCTGCGCTTCACCCACGACGTGCGCTCCGTGCTCTCGCGCAACCTGCACCTGCACCGCCTGTGGTAG
- the LOC142977591 gene encoding beta-hexosaminidase subunit beta-like — MLRHLIFFNAICVIFVASMTFVVNPGPKYPPTKGEVWPRPHQQEKHTKYFNLVPSVFKFTETGKSCKILKTAIERYSDVLRTTQNIAWRHSRRIWKHDHGRPNITDVRFLGHIEELQINLSEPCEEYPHFDMEERYMLNVSTVSTLNSDSIWGILRGMETFVQLFYMSDDYRHIFINQTEIEDYPRYRHRGLLIDTSRHYITVSNILKTLDAMEMNKMNVLHWHIVDDQSFPYQSDKFPHLSEQGAYDPTMIYTKANIEQIVNYAKDRGIRVLPEFDVPGHTRSWGVAYPNILTKCYQYGTMIGLGPMDPTNNMTYKLIGELFKEVQGIFPDKYFHVGGDEVEFNCWNSNTDIVNFMTRHNMTNPAELHAYFMNLVIPLLGEGSKPIVWQEVFDEGVPLSKDAIVQVWKGNEVQEMIQILSAGRKLIFSSAWYLDHLNSGGDWVDYYKADPRQMIPKSLSHFNLHDIVGGEACMWGEVVDDRNIISRVWPRTSAVAEKLWSAATPRYSYLYPYPPEHVFHRIEEHTCRMNRRGVTAQPPNGPGFCVA, encoded by the exons ATGCTGCGgcacttaatattttttaacgcgATATGCGTAATTTTTGTGGCCAGTATGACATTCGTGGTTAATCCTGGTCCAAAATATCCTCCTACAAAAGGCGAAGTGTGGCCTAGACCCCATCAACAAGAAAaacatactaaatattttaatttagtccCTTCGGTTTTTAAATTTACG GAAACCGGTAAATCATGCAAAATCCTAAAGACTGCAATAGAACGCTACTCAGATGTGCTCAGAACGACACAGAACATAGCATGGAGACATTCCCGAAGGATCTGGAAACACGACCATGGCCGACCTAATATCACTGATGTGAGGTTCTTGGGCCATATTGAAGAACTCCAGATCAATCTGAGCGAACCCTGTGAGGAGTACCCGCATTTTGATATGGAGGAACGAT ACATGCTCAACGTGTCAACCGTGTCGACTCTCAACAGTGACTCCATATGGGGTATCCTCCGAGGAATGGAGACCTTTGTTCAGCTGTTCTACATGTCCGATGATTATAGA CACATTTTCATAAACCAAACAGAAATCGAGGACTACCCTCGTTACCGTCACAGAGGGCTCCTGATAGATACTTCACGGCATTACATCACAGTGTCAAATATACTGAAGACTTTAGACGCCATGGAAATGAACAAGATGAACGTACTTCACTGGCACATTGTGGATGATCAGAGCTTCCCGTATCAGAGCGATAAGTTCCCTCACTTAAG TGAACAAGGTGCATATGATCCTACAATGATATACACAAAGGCTAATATCGAACAAATTGTGAACTATGCCAAAGACAGAGGAATCCGAGTGCTTCCAGAATTTGATGTTCCAG GACACACAAGGTCTTGGGGAGTAGCGTATCCGAATATATTGACAAAATGCTACCAATACGGCACAATGATTGGCTTAGGGCCCATGGACCCCACGAATAATATGACTTATAAACTCATAGGAGAGCTGTTCAAGGAAGTACAGGGTATATTCCCGGATAAATACTTCCATGTTGGTGGGGATGAAGTGGAATTTAATTGTTG gaaCTCAAACACGGATATAGTAAACTTCATGACTCGCCACAATATGACAAATCCTGCGGAACTGCACGCGTATTTCATGAACCTTGTTATACCATTGCTCGGAGAAGGATCCAAGCCTATTGTGTGGCAG GAAGTGTTCGATGAAGGTGTTCCCCTGTCAAAAGACGCTATTGTTCAAGTATGGAAGGGTAATGAAGTTCAAGAAATGATACAA ATTCTGAGCGCTGGCCGCAAACTGATATTCTCGTCAGCATGGTACCTGGACCACCTGAACAGTGGCGGAGATTGGGTAGACTACTACAAGGCTGACCCTCGGCAAATGATTCCCAAGTCTTTGAGCCACTTCAACTTACACGATATTGTGGGCGGCGAAGCTTGCATGTGGGGAGAGGTGGTTGATGACAGGAATATTATTAGCAG AGTATGGCCTCGTACCAGTGCTGTAGCCGAAAAGCTATGGAGTGCTGCGACACCACGCTACAGTTATTTATACCCGTACCCGCCTGAACATGTATTCCACCGTATTGAAGAGCACACTTGCCGTATGAACCGCCGTGGAGTCACCGCTCAACCGCCAAATGGACCCGGATTCTGCGTTGCCTAA
- the DCP1 gene encoding decapping mRNA 1, whose translation MADTGLRMNFAALKRADPYAREIIDSATHVALYTFEENEWEKTNIEGALFVYSRNGEPYHSLVIMNRLSTNNLIEPVSKGIELQLKEPFLLYRNAKCRIYGIWFYDKDECVRVATKLNSLIKESMKQAPGENMAQNAVYSTSTPSSAPVDIFSMLSKAQDDFNSNKGLVANKSDSTPSRAPDMTSQSVMDFFAKAGSGAAAAQMPAVSSLPSPGIFGPRPTDAREVPQLLQRLMSNPAHSVEHIEKQQRSVTPQEAQSSNGNMNLDTAMRQNCGFPLKSTPIDKQNQQRIPALKKGQLDSSDTNGIIPLESELNLMHISSPKPTSPLATYLNQSQDISHTKPALMPPTMFTASTGGDVQPSPEPLTRNQLLQAFNYLLKHDADFVNKLHEAYVKSFSEKAFSVS comes from the exons ATGGCTGACACCGGACTACGTATGAATTTTGCGGCCCTAAAGAGGGCAGATCCATACGCTAGAGAAATAATCGACAGTGCTACCCACGTCGCGCTTTATACATTCGAAGAGAACGAATGGGAGAAAACTAACATCGAGGGTGCTTTGTTTGTGTACAGTAGAAATGGGGAACCGTACCATAGTTTAGTGATTATGAACAGATTGAGTACGAATAACCTAATTGAACCAGTGTCAAAAGGAATAGAACTCCAATTGAAGGAACCTTTTCTATTGTATCGAAACGCCAAGTGTCGCATTTACGGCATATGGTTTTACGATAAAGACGAGTGCGTTAGAGTTGCCACAAAGTTAAATTCTCTGATCAAAGAGTCGATGAAGCAAGCCCCCGGCGAAAACATGGCGCAGAATGCAGTTTATAGTACATCAACGCCTTCGAGTGCACCCGTTGATATATTCAGCATGCTGAGCAAAGCCCAAGATGATTTCAACTCTAACAAGGGACTCGTAGCTAACAAAAGTGATTCAACGCCGTCCCGAGCACCCGACATGACGTCGCAAAGTGTGATGGACTTCTTTGCAAAAGCTGGAAGCGGCGCGGCGGCAGCTCAAATGCCAGCAGTTTCGTCACTGCCCTCGCCAGGCATATTTGGACCTCGTCCAACGGATGCCCGTGAAGTCCCGCAGCTACTCCAGAGGCTGATGAGTAACCCCGCGCATTCTGTGGAGCATATAGAGAAGCAGCAGCGCTCTGTGACACCTCAAGAGGCACAAAGTTCCAATGGAAATATGAACTTGGACACAGCAATGAGACAAAATTGTGGGTTCCCATTAAAGTCTACTCCTATCGACAAACAAAACCAGCAGAGGATACCTGCACTGAAGAAAGGACAACTGGATTCTAGTGATACAAATGGTATAATACCATTGGAGAGTGAGCTGAATTTGATGCACATATCATCACCTAAGCCTACATCACCACTGGCTACATACTTGAACCAATCTCAGGATATAAGTCACACG AAGCCGGCACTGATGCCTCCAACAATGTTTACTGCTAGCACCGGAGGTGATGTCCAGCCTTCACCTGAACCGCTCACTAGGAACCAGCTGCTTCAAGCTTTCAATTATCTCTTGAAACATGATGCTGACTTTGTGAATAAATTGCATGAGGCTTATGTGAAATCCTTTTCAGAAAAGGCATTCTCTGTGTCATAA